The following are encoded together in the Pleurocapsa sp. FMAR1 genome:
- a CDS encoding UvrD-helicase domain-containing protein, protein MSNLTLKQQAAAYAPCSVVITAGAGTGKTHMLAERYLYYLRSRNLSPLEIVAVTFTEKAATELRSRIRTLVSQQLPQRLDLLAELEAAQISTIHALSARVCQEHFQLINIPADFQVLDDLEGQVWSKDALQNALTQLPPEIFQAIPYSLLQDVLNKLLDDPYTADKALRQGIQDWSQLIIEARTKAVKIIISDRSWRETWTTLKQHRGKEDDKLEVIRQSVIKAMEDLEEAKNINAAIETIDQVNLRVGSKKNWQGDDLKTVKEALKILRECVKRVINQGLLDLALSDSDEQLKLMLPALTEAYQEVTSYLSRLKLQKKVLTFSDLEIYALRALEHIQVQNYYYQRWQVFLVDEFQDTNPTQAELLSTLTAKAELTIVGDIKQSIYGFRRADIRVFQQFRDRILSNNGKEVILSTSFRTHQTLITAFNQIFAPLLAENHQDLNAYRETPIQSEGKNYNYLQVLTIGDPFLKQSLMGETPALDSSYNGGNPRNGLSRKTALLRFPQEGEEKLPKPNKAQRQQVEAFCLAEKIKQMLDNKTPVFDKQTKQIRSIQPKDIAILTRTWQPLEVYSEALTSIGIPVAPAGGGNLLATREAKDASAMLRFLANPRDDIALVAVLRSPFFAISDRLLWQIRNSFIKADQDSCWWDELQTLQFAELEHPVKVLQQLLKYRQSEIPSRILQICDRLTGYTAVIANLAGASRRMADWQGFQQLVKDLEQGTYDLFGVVRRLKRLFAQEVAVPRPVLAVTNAVSLMTIFASKGLEWSLVIVADLSKERPKFSPNVYFDAQLGVAVKTKDAQGEMQKPVLYSWLAYLQEQKDREEAVRVLYVALTRARDYLILSAAEPYKGELNRLQRGLMAASIPTLTIPYTDGKALPPLPQTPPIAEHLPPLLLNSVGSGLSELPVTALTDYARCPQRFKLRFIDGHPGLGEGLAYGMQIGTLVHKALENNITQVQDLLPFAEGDWSQEVFEQAIALAQRFFQLPIYQHFRQTAIAKEQQISLELGKLTFNGVIDLVGNDWVLDYKSDRAMQPRDHRFQLWVYAQALKHPNAHIVYLRHDRIHSFTKDDLAAIAPQANNLAQQIYQGNYTATPTLEKCAFCPYLAFCDDAMI, encoded by the coding sequence ATGTCTAATCTAACCCTAAAACAACAAGCGGCAGCTTATGCACCCTGTAGCGTGGTGATTACTGCGGGGGCAGGTACGGGAAAGACGCATATGTTGGCAGAGAGATATCTTTATTATCTGCGGTCGAGAAACTTATCACCTTTGGAGATAGTTGCAGTCACCTTTACAGAAAAGGCTGCTACAGAATTGCGATCGCGCATCCGAACCCTAGTCAGTCAACAATTACCTCAACGTTTAGATCTATTAGCTGAATTAGAAGCTGCTCAAATAAGTACTATTCATGCTCTTTCTGCCCGTGTCTGTCAAGAACACTTTCAGCTAATTAATATCCCAGCAGATTTTCAGGTACTAGATGATTTAGAAGGGCAGGTATGGTCAAAAGATGCTTTACAAAATGCTTTAACTCAATTACCTCCAGAGATTTTTCAAGCAATTCCCTACTCTTTGTTGCAGGATGTATTAAATAAACTTTTAGATGATCCTTATACGGCTGATAAGGCTTTGAGACAGGGTATCCAAGATTGGTCACAGCTAATTATCGAAGCTCGTACTAAAGCTGTAAAAATAATTATTAGCGATCGCTCATGGCGAGAAACTTGGACAACGCTAAAACAGCATCGGGGAAAAGAAGACGACAAGCTAGAGGTAATTCGTCAGTCTGTTATCAAAGCGATGGAAGATCTCGAAGAGGCAAAAAATATTAATGCTGCCATTGAAACTATCGATCAAGTTAATCTGAGAGTCGGCAGTAAAAAGAATTGGCAGGGTGATGATCTAAAGACAGTTAAAGAAGCATTAAAAATTCTTCGAGAGTGCGTCAAAAGAGTCATTAATCAAGGTTTACTAGATTTAGCCTTGAGCGATAGTGATGAACAATTAAAGCTAATGCTTCCTGCTTTGACTGAGGCATATCAAGAAGTTACAAGTTATTTAAGTCGTCTTAAGCTGCAAAAGAAAGTACTTACCTTTAGCGATTTAGAAATATATGCGTTAAGGGCTTTAGAGCATATCCAGGTACAGAACTATTATTATCAACGATGGCAAGTATTTCTAGTAGATGAGTTTCAGGATACAAACCCTACTCAGGCAGAGTTGCTTAGTACTCTAACCGCCAAGGCAGAATTAACTATAGTCGGAGACATCAAACAGTCAATTTATGGCTTTCGACGGGCAGATATTCGCGTTTTTCAACAGTTTCGCGATCGCATTCTCAGCAACAATGGTAAGGAAGTTATTCTCAGCACTAGTTTTCGCACTCATCAAACTTTAATCACTGCTTTTAATCAAATCTTTGCACCTCTACTGGCAGAAAATCATCAGGATTTAAATGCCTATCGAGAAACTCCGATCCAAAGTGAAGGAAAAAACTACAATTATTTGCAAGTATTAACTATTGGCGATCCCTTCTTGAAGCAGTCGCTCATGGGGGAAACCCCCGCCCTCGACAGTTCCTATAACGGGGGAAACCCCCGCAACGGACTGTCTCGCAAGACCGCGCTGCTTCGCTTTCCTCAAGAGGGAGAAGAAAAACTACCCAAGCCGAATAAAGCTCAACGTCAGCAAGTAGAAGCATTTTGTTTGGCAGAAAAAATCAAGCAGATGCTAGACAATAAAACTCCCGTCTTTGATAAGCAAACTAAACAAATTCGCTCGATTCAACCAAAAGACATTGCTATTCTTACTCGTACTTGGCAACCTCTAGAAGTGTATAGTGAGGCTTTAACCTCCATTGGTATTCCCGTTGCCCCCGCAGGAGGAGGAAATTTATTAGCTACTAGAGAAGCCAAGGATGCTAGCGCAATGTTACGCTTTTTGGCTAACCCAAGAGATGATATTGCCTTGGTGGCAGTGTTGCGAAGTCCCTTTTTTGCCATCAGCGATCGCCTTTTATGGCAAATCCGTAATTCATTTATTAAAGCCGATCAAGATAGTTGTTGGTGGGATGAATTACAAACATTACAGTTTGCTGAATTAGAACATCCTGTAAAAGTATTGCAGCAGTTATTAAAATACCGTCAATCTGAAATACCGTCTCGTATTTTGCAGATATGCGATCGCCTAACGGGATATACGGCAGTAATTGCCAACCTTGCTGGTGCATCAAGAAGAATGGCAGACTGGCAAGGTTTTCAGCAACTAGTTAAAGATTTAGAACAGGGTACTTACGATTTATTTGGGGTAGTACGTCGCCTCAAACGCTTATTCGCTCAAGAAGTTGCTGTCCCCCGCCCTGTACTGGCGGTAACTAATGCTGTTTCTTTGATGACTATTTTTGCCTCCAAGGGTTTAGAGTGGTCTTTAGTTATAGTTGCTGACTTGAGTAAAGAACGTCCTAAGTTTTCGCCCAATGTTTATTTTGATGCTCAATTGGGAGTAGCGGTTAAAACTAAGGATGCTCAAGGAGAGATGCAAAAACCAGTGCTGTATAGTTGGCTAGCATATCTACAAGAACAAAAAGATAGAGAAGAAGCAGTTAGAGTATTATACGTGGCACTAACTAGAGCCAGAGATTATTTGATTCTCAGTGCTGCCGAACCCTATAAAGGAGAATTAAATCGCCTTCAGCGTGGCTTAATGGCTGCGTCAATTCCGACTCTCACCATTCCCTATACAGATGGTAAAGCCTTGCCTCCTTTGCCTCAAACCCCGCCTATTGCAGAGCATTTGCCACCGCTATTGCTCAATTCTGTTGGTTCAGGATTATCAGAACTGCCTGTGACGGCATTAACTGACTATGCAAGATGTCCTCAACGGTTTAAGCTTCGTTTTATTGATGGACATCCAGGTTTGGGAGAAGGATTGGCTTATGGAATGCAAATCGGTACTTTGGTTCACAAAGCCTTAGAGAATAATATTACCCAAGTGCAAGATTTATTACCCTTTGCTGAGGGAGACTGGTCACAAGAAGTATTTGAACAGGCGATCGCTCTAGCGCAAAGATTCTTTCAACTGCCTATATATCAGCATTTTCGTCAGACCGCAATTGCTAAGGAACAGCAAATTAGTCTAGAGCTAGGAAAGCTAACTTTTAACGGCGTAATCGATCTGGTAGGTAATGATTGGGTACTAGACTACAAAAGCGATCGCGCTATGCAGCCTAGAGATCATCGTTTTCAACTGTGGGTATATGCCCAAGCCCTAAAACACCCTAACGCACATATAGTCTATCTACGCCACGATCGTATCCATAGCTTTACTAAAGATGATTTGGCGGCGATCGCCCCACAGGCAAACAATTTGGCACAACAAATTTATCAGGGTAACTATACCGCTACTCCGACTCTGGAAAAATGCGCTTTTTGTCCTTATCTCGCCTTCTGCGACGATGCCATGATTTAG
- a CDS encoding aminotransferase class I/II-fold pyridoxal phosphate-dependent enzyme → MMETPLLNALKTSAHKSHAAFYAPGHKQGKGVSDNIKDLIGSAVFAADLPELPELDNLFAPEGVIKEAQKLAAKTFGAEKTWFLVNGSTCGIMAGILATCGAGDKIILPRNIHQSAIAGLVLSGAIPIFINPEYDATEGLAYNVTPEAVQQALKTHPDTKAVMMLHPTYQGVCADLKAIAEIVHQYNIPLLVDEAHGAHFAFNNDLPPSALSVGADLTVQSTHKVLSAMTQASMLHIQGKRICDRRISKALQLVQSTSPSYLLLASLDAARQQMATKGKELMNSTIALATKARNQLAEIPNLSVFKPETNSGCRHFDCTRLTLNVSQLGITGFEADEILHEQLGVTCELPLLHHLTFIISLGNTSEDIQKLVQACTTLSQLAISPQPLAIRYQLSAISYQPSAISPRDAYFRLTKTITITKASDRLSGELICPYPPGIPVLMPGEKITSQTIDYLQQVLAAGGTITGCNDPTLKTIQVLK, encoded by the coding sequence ATGATGGAGACTCCTTTATTAAATGCTTTAAAAACGTCTGCTCACAAATCTCATGCAGCTTTTTATGCCCCTGGACACAAACAGGGTAAAGGAGTTAGCGATAATATTAAAGACTTAATAGGAAGTGCAGTATTTGCAGCAGATTTACCAGAGTTACCAGAATTAGACAACTTATTTGCTCCAGAAGGTGTAATTAAGGAGGCACAGAAATTAGCAGCAAAGACTTTTGGCGCAGAGAAAACTTGGTTTCTAGTTAATGGCTCTACCTGTGGCATTATGGCAGGTATTTTAGCTACCTGTGGTGCAGGGGATAAGATTATCTTACCGAGAAATATTCATCAATCGGCGATCGCAGGTTTAGTTCTCTCAGGAGCAATACCGATATTTATTAATCCCGAATATGATGCCACCGAAGGATTGGCTTATAACGTGACTCCAGAAGCGGTACAACAAGCTTTAAAGACACATCCTGATACTAAAGCGGTAATGATGCTCCATCCCACTTACCAAGGAGTTTGCGCTGATTTAAAGGCGATCGCCGAAATTGTCCATCAATATAATATTCCGCTACTGGTAGATGAGGCTCATGGCGCACATTTTGCTTTTAATAATGATTTACCTCCTTCTGCCTTGAGTGTTGGTGCAGATTTAACGGTACAGTCGACTCATAAAGTCTTGAGTGCCATGACTCAGGCATCGATGCTGCACATCCAGGGCAAGAGAATTTGCGATCGCCGAATTAGTAAAGCCTTGCAGCTAGTTCAATCTACCAGCCCTAGTTATCTGCTGCTTGCCTCTTTAGATGCAGCCAGACAACAAATGGCAACCAAAGGCAAAGAGTTAATGAATAGCACCATTGCTCTAGCTACCAAAGCCAGAAATCAACTAGCCGAGATCCCGAACTTATCGGTATTTAAACCAGAAACAAATTCTGGCTGTCGGCACTTTGACTGTACCAGACTAACCCTTAACGTCTCTCAACTAGGCATCACTGGCTTTGAAGCTGACGAAATACTCCACGAACAATTAGGAGTAACCTGCGAACTTCCTTTGCTGCATCACCTAACTTTTATTATTTCTCTGGGCAACACGTCAGAAGATATTCAAAAACTTGTCCAAGCCTGTACAACTCTTTCACAATTAGCTATTAGCCCTCAACCGTTAGCTATTAGATATCAGCTATCAGCCATCAGCTATCAGCCATCAGCTATTAGCCCCCGCGATGCTTACTTTAGACTTACTAAGACTATAACCATTACCAAAGCAAGCGATCGCCTTAGTGGTGAATTAATTTGTCCCTATCCTCCAGGAATTCCTGTCTTAATGCCTGGAGAAAAAATCACCTCTCAAACAATTGACTACTTACAACAGGTGCTAGCTGCGGGAGGAACTATTACGGGGTGTAACGATCCGACTCTTAAAACAATACAAGTACTGAAATAG
- a CDS encoding YkgJ family cysteine cluster protein, translated as MKNYQVKSDSRSSQWQCVASCGACCNLTPEDRPDLDKYLSSAELELYMSMVGKNGWCINYDHDNRQCKIYEERPRFCRVKPENFQDMYGVETAEFNQFAIACCQQQIVGVYGENSQEHERYNQAIFPN; from the coding sequence ATGAAAAATTATCAGGTTAAATCAGATTCACGATCAAGTCAATGGCAATGCGTTGCAAGCTGTGGTGCTTGTTGTAATTTGACTCCAGAAGATAGACCAGACCTAGATAAATACTTGTCTAGTGCAGAGCTAGAGCTATATATGAGTATGGTAGGAAAAAACGGCTGGTGTATTAATTATGACCATGATAATCGCCAATGCAAAATATATGAAGAGCGACCTCGCTTTTGTCGAGTTAAGCCTGAGAACTTTCAGGATATGTACGGGGTAGAAACAGCAGAATTTAATCAATTTGCGATCGCCTGTTGTCAGCAACAAATTGTTGGTGTGTATGGCGAAAATAGCCAAGAACATGAACGCTATAATCAGGCTATATTTCCTAACTAA
- a CDS encoding calcium-binding protein produces the protein MDENTGNLISGTDGNDTLNGGVGNDTIVGGKGDDLLTGSEGDDRFIWANGDGSDIIEGDGGNDVSQVNGALEDGDSFELRANGDRAEFERLNLGTFVLNEDNVERFEVNSSGGDDILTVQNLTGTDVQQVVFNGEDGIDFLDASLGNVAVVADGGAGDDILFGSSVPEIIDTLSGGEGNDTLVGNKGNDILTGGEGDDIFAWFNGEGSDIIEGDGGNDVSQVVGDLADGDNFQLRANGDRTEFERLNLGNFVLNQDNIEQVKVFGVDGDDILTVQDLTGTDVQQVVFDGGYGNDLLDATLGNVAVMADGGAGDDILFGSSVPEIIDTLSGGEGNDTLVGNKGNDVLTGGEGDDRIIWSNGEGSDIVEGDAGNDVSQVNGALEDGDNFELRANGDRAEFERLNLDNFVLNQDNVEQVEVNSSGGDDILTLQDLTGTDVQQVVFNGEDGNDVLNGTLSNVAIVADGGAGDDILGGSLNNDDTLTGNTGADTFTLGSGGTDTITDFNSAEGDMIALSGLDLGISSLESLSFNTNNNTLNLGETELAIFENLEPGVNPIDFSFLV, from the coding sequence ATGGACGAAAATACTGGTAATTTGATTAGTGGAACTGATGGAAATGACACTCTCAATGGTGGTGTAGGTAACGATACCATTGTCGGCGGTAAAGGCGATGACCTTCTAACTGGCAGTGAAGGGGATGATCGCTTCATTTGGGCTAATGGTGACGGTAGCGACATTATCGAAGGTGATGGTGGCAATGACGTAAGCCAAGTCAACGGTGCTTTAGAAGATGGAGATAGCTTTGAGTTAAGAGCCAACGGCGATCGCGCTGAGTTTGAAAGACTCAATTTAGGTACCTTTGTCTTAAACGAAGATAATGTTGAGCGGTTTGAAGTCAATAGTTCTGGTGGTGACGACATCCTCACGGTTCAAAATCTAACTGGCACCGACGTTCAACAAGTTGTTTTTAATGGTGAAGACGGTATAGATTTTCTAGATGCTTCTCTTGGCAATGTCGCCGTTGTGGCTGATGGCGGTGCTGGAGACGATATTCTATTTGGTAGTAGCGTGCCTGAAATTATCGACACCCTTAGTGGTGGTGAGGGTAATGATACTTTGGTCGGCAATAAAGGCAATGACATTCTAACTGGCGGTGAAGGAGACGATATCTTCGCTTGGTTTAATGGTGAAGGTAGCGACATCATCGAAGGTGACGGAGGCAATGACGTTAGTCAAGTCGTCGGCGATTTAGCAGATGGAGATAATTTTCAATTAAGAGCCAACGGCGATCGCACTGAGTTTGAACGACTTAATCTAGGTAACTTTGTCTTAAACCAAGATAATATTGAGCAGGTTAAGGTCTTTGGTGTTGATGGTGACGACATCCTCACGGTTCAAGATTTAACTGGCACCGACGTTCAACAAGTTGTTTTTGATGGTGGATACGGTAACGATCTTCTAGATGCTACTCTGGGCAATGTCGCCGTTATGGCTGATGGCGGTGCTGGAGACGATATTCTATTTGGTAGTAGCGTGCCTGAAATTATCGACACCCTTAGTGGTGGTGAGGGTAATGATACTTTGGTCGGCAATAAAGGCAATGACGTTCTAACTGGCGGTGAAGGAGACGATCGCATCATTTGGAGCAATGGTGAAGGTAGCGACATCGTCGAAGGTGATGCTGGCAATGACGTAAGCCAAGTCAACGGTGCTTTAGAAGATGGAGATAACTTCGAGTTAAGAGCTAATGGCGATCGCGCTGAGTTTGAACGACTCAATCTAGATAACTTTGTCTTAAACCAAGATAATGTTGAGCAGGTTGAGGTCAATAGTTCTGGTGGTGACGACATCCTCACACTTCAAGATTTAACTGGTACTGACGTTCAACAAGTTGTTTTTAATGGTGAAGACGGTAACGATGTTCTAAATGGTACTCTAAGCAATGTCGCCATTGTGGCTGATGGCGGTGCTGGAGACGATATTCTGGGTGGTAGTTTAAATAATGATGATACTTTAACTGGCAATACTGGTGCTGATACTTTTACTCTCGGTTCTGGTGGCACAGATACCATTACTGACTTTAATTCCGCAGAAGGTGATATGATTGCGCTTTCAGGTCTTGATTTGGGTATATCTTCTCTCGAATCATTGAGCTTTAACACTAATAATAATACGTTAAATCTAGGCGAAACTGAATTAGCGATATTTGAAAATCTAGAACCAGGAGTCAATCCAATAGATTTCAGCTTTCTGGTCTAA
- the cbiT gene encoding precorrin-6Y C5,15-methyltransferase subunit CbiT translates to MLWPYKTPGIPDKLFERLPGIPLSKREVRVLIISSLRMKPDSVLWDIGAGTGTIPVEIGLLCPQGQIIAIERDDEVAKLIKRNCDRFEVNNVKVVQGSAPKCLEDIQPKPDLVCIEGGKPIKDILKQTWKYLQPEGRIVATVSNLENLYIISEGLAELQARNIEVVQSAVNRLETRGIHQTFAAVNPMFILSGEKL, encoded by the coding sequence ATGCTTTGGCCTTACAAAACCCCTGGAATTCCCGATAAATTGTTTGAGCGTTTGCCTGGAATTCCTTTAAGCAAGAGAGAAGTTCGTGTTTTAATTATTTCCTCGCTGCGAATGAAGCCAGATTCAGTCCTGTGGGATATTGGTGCTGGGACAGGAACAATACCTGTAGAGATTGGTTTACTTTGCCCTCAAGGACAAATTATTGCCATCGAAAGAGATGATGAAGTAGCAAAATTAATTAAGCGCAATTGCGATCGCTTTGAAGTTAATAATGTCAAGGTAGTCCAGGGAAGTGCGCCCAAATGTTTAGAAGATATACAGCCAAAACCAGATCTGGTTTGTATTGAAGGAGGTAAACCCATTAAAGACATACTCAAGCAAACTTGGAAATACCTTCAGCCAGAAGGACGTATTGTTGCTACCGTTAGTAATTTAGAAAATCTCTATATTATTTCTGAAGGTTTAGCAGAACTTCAGGCTCGTAATATTGAGGTTGTCCAGTCGGCAGTAAATCGCTTAGAAACAAGAGGAATTCATCAGACTTTTGCAGCAGTTAATCCGATGTTTATTCTCAGTGGCGAAAAACTATAA
- a CDS encoding amino acid permease, translating into MKSPSDPNSLPTGSDSVVQATGLGTFGGVFTPSILTILGVIMYLRFGWVVGNAGLIGTLAIVTIATSITFLTALSVCAIATDRVVRVGGAYYMISRSLGIETGGAVGISLYFAQAISVALYTIGFAESVVNAKINIFGRAINLQNYDLNQTYVALIITVLVGILAITSASLAIKAQYFIMAAIAISLLMFVLGSPLPNVEPQMFSAPPKTALPFWTVFAVFFPAVTGIMAGVNMSGDLKDPIKSLPTGTLAAVGAGYVIYMILPIFMAMRADSASLINPDVFVMQETALKGFGFTMLLGVWGATLSSAIGSILGAPRVLQALARDGVLPPILSFLGKGHGSEDEPRNGTLVSLAIAIAAVCVGDLDLIAPVLTMFFLTTYLVLNVSAAIEGFLQSPSYRPSFQVHWSLSLLGALGCLGVMFLINAIATVGAAIIVLGIYLWLQRRELQTTWGDVRRGMWMALISQGIFQIEEQDDPKNWRPHILVLSGAPQKRWSLIELADGFSHNRSLMTVSSVLPSGSRDLKQQLKLEKTIRDYIQKRGVKALVRVVSADDPFDGAVRLVETYGLGPLVPNTVVMGDSEQPERREGFCNAIAEIHASRRNVVIFHENQQQGFGFRRSIDVWWGGMQSNGSLMLLLAYLLRTDINWRNAKIYLKLVVADQAAAAAAKDNLNTFSQSLRIDVIPQVIVAEGRSFDEILNSSSRNADLIFLGMAQPSAKFIEYYEQLQNRVADLPSAIFVLAAPDFAFGEVLTE; encoded by the coding sequence GTGAAATCACCTTCTGATCCTAATTCTTTACCTACTGGCTCTGATTCAGTAGTTCAAGCTACAGGCTTGGGTACATTTGGCGGTGTGTTTACTCCTTCGATTTTGACAATCTTGGGAGTCATCATGTACTTGCGTTTTGGCTGGGTAGTTGGCAATGCAGGATTGATAGGCACCCTGGCTATTGTGACTATTGCTACCTCAATTACCTTTTTGACGGCACTGTCAGTATGTGCGATCGCTACTGACAGAGTTGTGCGGGTGGGTGGTGCATATTATATGATCAGTCGCTCCTTGGGCATTGAAACAGGTGGCGCAGTAGGTATTTCACTTTATTTTGCTCAGGCGATTTCTGTAGCACTCTACACCATTGGTTTTGCTGAAAGTGTAGTCAATGCCAAGATCAATATTTTCGGTCGGGCTATTAATCTGCAAAATTATGACTTAAATCAAACTTATGTTGCCCTAATTATCACGGTTTTAGTTGGTATTTTGGCAATTACTTCTGCTAGCTTGGCGATCAAAGCCCAGTATTTTATTATGGCAGCGATCGCCATATCTCTTTTGATGTTTGTCTTGGGCAGTCCTTTACCTAACGTCGAACCCCAGATGTTTTCTGCACCGCCTAAAACAGCCCTTCCTTTTTGGACAGTGTTTGCAGTGTTTTTCCCTGCGGTAACGGGAATTATGGCGGGGGTAAATATGTCAGGAGATTTAAAAGACCCGATTAAATCTTTACCGACAGGAACACTGGCAGCAGTAGGAGCAGGATATGTGATTTACATGATCTTGCCAATTTTTATGGCAATGCGGGCAGATTCAGCCAGCCTAATTAATCCAGATGTCTTTGTGATGCAGGAAACTGCTCTTAAAGGCTTTGGTTTTACCATGTTGCTGGGAGTCTGGGGCGCAACCTTGAGTAGTGCTATCGGTAGTATTCTGGGCGCGCCTCGCGTATTGCAGGCATTAGCTAGAGATGGAGTCTTACCGCCAATTCTCAGCTTTTTGGGTAAGGGACACGGCTCAGAAGATGAACCCCGTAACGGTACTCTGGTTAGTTTAGCAATTGCGATCGCTGCGGTTTGCGTGGGTGATTTGGATTTGATTGCCCCTGTGCTAACGATGTTCTTTTTGACTACTTACTTGGTATTAAACGTTTCGGCGGCGATCGAAGGTTTTTTACAGAGTCCCTCCTATCGCCCAAGCTTTCAGGTGCATTGGTCATTATCCCTATTGGGAGCACTGGGCTGTCTGGGGGTAATGTTTTTGATCAATGCCATTGCTACGGTTGGTGCTGCGATAATTGTTTTGGGTATCTATCTTTGGTTACAGCGTCGGGAGTTACAAACGACTTGGGGTGATGTGCGTCGCGGAATGTGGATGGCGTTAATCAGCCAAGGGATCTTCCAAATAGAAGAACAAGACGACCCCAAAAACTGGCGACCTCATATTTTGGTTTTATCGGGCGCACCTCAAAAACGCTGGTCGTTGATTGAATTAGCCGATGGCTTTAGCCATAATCGCAGTCTGATGACGGTTTCTAGCGTTCTTCCCAGTGGTTCGAGGGATCTCAAGCAGCAGCTTAAGTTGGAAAAAACCATCCGCGACTATATCCAAAAACGAGGAGTTAAAGCTTTAGTTAGGGTAGTGAGTGCTGACGATCCTTTTGATGGTGCGGTGCGTTTGGTAGAAACCTATGGTTTGGGGCCGCTTGTGCCTAATACTGTGGTTATGGGAGATAGCGAACAACCAGAAAGAAGAGAAGGTTTTTGTAATGCGATCGCCGAGATTCATGCTAGCCGTCGCAATGTAGTTATCTTTCATGAAAATCAACAGCAAGGATTTGGTTTTCGTCGTAGTATTGATGTCTGGTGGGGAGGTATGCAGTCTAACGGCAGTCTAATGCTATTGCTGGCATACTTGCTGCGCACTGACATTAATTGGCGTAATGCAAAAATCTATCTTAAGTTAGTCGTAGCCGATCAGGCTGCTGCTGCTGCTGCCAAAGATAATCTCAATACTTTTAGCCAAAGCTTACGTATTGATGTAATTCCCCAGGTTATAGTGGCTGAAGGTAGGTCTTTTGATGAAATTCTAAATTCATCTTCCCGCAATGCCGATTTAATCTTTTTAGGTATGGCTCAACCATCGGCAAAATTTATTGAGTATTATGAACAGCTGCAAAATAGAGTAGCAGATTTACCTTCTGCCATTTTTGTGTTGGCTGCTCCTGATTTTGCTTTTGGAGAAGTTTTGACAGAGTAG
- a CDS encoding protein IsiD → MTTLRLIKQNIVKMTEEDVATIASRLEQDEYDTPFAALEDWHLLRAIAFQREELAEPYIHLLDIEAYDEA, encoded by the coding sequence ATGACTACTTTAAGGTTGATCAAGCAAAACATCGTTAAAATGACCGAAGAAGACGTAGCGACCATTGCTAGTCGCTTAGAGCAGGATGAATATGATACTCCTTTTGCGGCTTTAGAAGATTGGCATTTACTTCGAGCGATCGCCTTCCAAAGAGAAGAATTAGCTGAACCCTATATTCATCTATTAGATATCGAAGCATACGACGAAGCCTAG
- a CDS encoding PAM68 family protein: MPSDSKRGRLPFEPRKNNKNKPAASKENSSENKPQKASTSPSPKSAKVVKKAKSTSRNSRPNSNLSAIPDLVSKRMGKRMAVFCGIPSVLGMSSLFIFYWLKVKEIVELPPYLAFAVSFGFLGLGVLGLSYGLFSACWDEDRAGTLMGFDEFKINLGRTKDAWKAAKKANG, from the coding sequence ATGCCATCAGATTCTAAACGGGGTCGTCTACCATTTGAACCCCGTAAAAACAATAAAAACAAGCCTGCTGCATCCAAGGAAAATAGTTCAGAAAACAAGCCCCAGAAAGCTTCTACATCCCCATCTCCCAAATCAGCAAAGGTAGTCAAAAAAGCTAAATCGACTTCTAGAAATTCTCGTCCGAACTCTAATCTTTCAGCAATTCCTGATTTAGTCAGCAAACGCATGGGGAAACGCATGGCGGTATTTTGCGGTATTCCCTCTGTTTTGGGTATGTCTTCCCTGTTTATTTTCTACTGGCTTAAGGTCAAAGAGATCGTCGAATTACCTCCCTATCTAGCTTTCGCTGTTTCCTTTGGCTTTTTAGGTTTAGGAGTTTTAGGCTTAAGCTACGGTCTTTTTTCAGCCTGTTGGGATGAAGATCGTGCGGGTACTCTGATGGGGTTTGATGAGTTTAAAATTAACCTCGGCAGAACTAAAGATGCCTGGAAAGCAGCAAAGAAAGCGAACGGATAA
- the rpsO gene encoding 30S ribosomal protein S15 yields MTLTQQRKQELMAEYQIHETDTGSADLQIAVLTERINQLTSHLRANKKDHSSRRGLLKMIGRRKGLLAYIQKEDFERYQKLIARLGIRR; encoded by the coding sequence ATGACTTTGACTCAACAGCGTAAACAGGAATTAATGGCAGAATATCAGATCCATGAAACCGACACTGGATCTGCCGATTTACAAATTGCCGTTCTAACTGAAAGAATTAATCAACTAACTTCTCATCTAAGAGCTAACAAAAAAGATCATTCTTCCCGTCGTGGTCTGCTTAAAATGATTGGTCGTCGTAAAGGTCTTTTGGCATACATCCAAAAAGAAGATTTTGAACGCTACCAAAAACTGATTGCTCGTCTCGGCATTCGTCGTTAA